One stretch of Roseimicrobium sp. ORNL1 DNA includes these proteins:
- a CDS encoding DUF3160 domain-containing protein encodes MFSRVLLPLTIASLGISTSLADEDGPKPPKNWQEAAQRAGLTDDQSTRLEKDKFLVTGVEERQSFRAYLGGREPQFVTSDAVLNAYHVLFEETLRQQEEVQATGLKDFCGTVWKDLRSIERCYAGDASLITRSKNRAMSIMGVALKLMGGELEGAPSELKKAIEDEVALIQKAEGRYKPAMLGKPEPSFLAFEYALFRPIGFYADKALLGRYFRAVRWLQLVPFRGELPEEHLAYHMLGSIRMRHYGGILTSRSILFEALGGASDNLDLDETRIGSYREDKLTVDEALFKGGLEVVQSDIQQKGYKASPISDRLRETVPGDEDVEFRVLSTYRLPEDLAMYTAVAAQPVTQPAISPGLSFNAWLGVPSAEKLFEEQYGKEALTRLAAGRPSLGEDYRNPANNALPWWKRLTRGWYPELRYRGALRWAAEVDERAPAFMRSAAWQAKAMQTIAASWAQDRHAWVLQAKPEVHVLSGMGSPQGFVEPVPEFFMRLSWCAHTMARLASDAEAVGNPVAAVVEEMRETAKSERARAAEKPGEQEIFGATWVLSHELGTYRVPMDHDKLKNPTLADVHKLADELEKLATRVEREARPGSELWRILQEDRIRTDVLWHQLEVLCLRLSFLADKQLDRRAFTDSENNLVSGIGHELSEIMLYRGQALFHPHDDAPRIAFLSSQPQRSSMQHVGIGRPRHLYVLYPWEGKEVLCRGIVMPYHEVDASTTLTDENWRQRFSKDGERPPLPTWLQELVPATAALPKGRN; translated from the coding sequence ATGTTTTCCCGTGTCTTGTTGCCGCTGACCATTGCATCCCTTGGCATTTCAACCAGCCTGGCAGATGAAGATGGTCCCAAGCCCCCCAAGAACTGGCAGGAAGCCGCGCAGCGTGCCGGATTGACGGATGACCAGTCAACCCGCTTGGAGAAGGACAAGTTCCTGGTCACCGGCGTGGAGGAGCGCCAGTCCTTCCGCGCGTACCTCGGTGGAAGAGAACCCCAGTTTGTGACGAGCGACGCGGTGCTCAATGCCTACCACGTCCTTTTTGAGGAGACGCTCCGCCAGCAGGAGGAAGTGCAGGCGACGGGACTGAAGGATTTCTGCGGCACCGTGTGGAAGGACCTCCGCAGCATCGAAAGGTGCTATGCGGGGGATGCCTCGCTGATCACCAGATCCAAGAACCGGGCCATGTCCATCATGGGTGTGGCGTTGAAACTCATGGGTGGTGAACTTGAAGGCGCTCCCTCGGAGTTGAAGAAGGCCATTGAAGACGAAGTTGCGCTCATCCAAAAGGCCGAGGGGAGGTACAAGCCGGCGATGTTGGGGAAGCCGGAGCCTTCATTTCTCGCGTTTGAATATGCGCTTTTTCGTCCCATAGGATTTTATGCGGACAAGGCCCTGCTGGGCAGATACTTCAGGGCCGTGCGCTGGTTGCAATTGGTGCCATTTCGGGGGGAGCTCCCGGAGGAGCATCTCGCCTACCACATGCTGGGCAGCATTCGGATGCGCCATTATGGAGGCATCTTGACGAGCCGCAGCATTCTTTTCGAGGCTCTGGGTGGAGCGTCGGACAATCTCGATCTCGATGAAACACGGATAGGTTCCTATCGGGAAGACAAGCTGACGGTGGATGAGGCGCTCTTCAAGGGCGGTTTGGAGGTTGTGCAATCGGACATACAACAGAAGGGTTACAAGGCATCTCCCATCTCGGATCGATTGCGTGAGACGGTGCCCGGGGATGAGGACGTGGAGTTCCGGGTCTTGAGTACCTACAGACTCCCTGAAGACCTGGCCATGTACACTGCGGTCGCCGCTCAACCCGTGACACAGCCTGCCATCTCTCCAGGACTTTCTTTCAATGCGTGGCTGGGAGTTCCATCTGCGGAAAAGCTCTTCGAGGAGCAATATGGGAAAGAGGCATTGACTCGCCTGGCGGCAGGCAGGCCCTCGTTGGGAGAAGACTATAGGAATCCCGCGAATAATGCTCTGCCCTGGTGGAAGAGGCTCACTCGTGGGTGGTATCCGGAACTGCGGTACCGAGGTGCGTTGCGCTGGGCGGCAGAAGTGGATGAACGCGCGCCTGCTTTCATGCGCAGTGCCGCATGGCAGGCGAAGGCAATGCAGACCATCGCAGCAAGTTGGGCTCAGGACCGACACGCCTGGGTACTCCAGGCGAAGCCAGAGGTGCACGTGCTGAGTGGCATGGGATCGCCGCAGGGTTTCGTCGAGCCAGTCCCGGAGTTTTTTATGCGACTGAGCTGGTGTGCCCACACCATGGCCCGGCTTGCCTCCGATGCGGAGGCCGTGGGGAATCCCGTGGCCGCCGTGGTGGAGGAGATGAGAGAGACAGCGAAGAGCGAACGGGCTCGCGCGGCGGAAAAGCCAGGTGAGCAGGAGATTTTCGGGGCTACCTGGGTATTGTCCCATGAGCTTGGGACTTATCGCGTGCCGATGGATCACGACAAACTGAAGAATCCCACCCTCGCGGATGTGCACAAGCTGGCGGACGAGCTTGAAAAGCTGGCAACGAGAGTCGAGCGGGAAGCGAGGCCAGGCAGTGAATTGTGGCGCATCCTGCAAGAGGACCGTATCCGAACGGATGTGCTCTGGCACCAGTTGGAGGTCCTGTGCCTGCGTCTCTCCTTCCTGGCGGACAAGCAGCTCGATCGTCGCGCATTCACCGACAGTGAGAACAATCTCGTCTCAGGCATCGGCCATGAACTATCGGAAATCATGCTCTACCGGGGTCAGGCGCTTTTCCATCCCCATGATGATGCTCCGCGTATTGCCTTCCTTTCCTCGCAGCCTCAGCGAAGCAGCATGCAGCACGTGGGCATTGGCCGGCCGCGCCATCTCTATGTGCTCTACCCATGGGAAGGCAAAGAAGTGCTCTGCCGCGGCATCGTGATGCCCTACCACGAAGTGGACGCTTCCACGACCCTTACAGATGAAAACTGGCGCCAGCGATTTTCCAAAGACGGAGAACGCCCGCCGCTGCCGACCTGGCTCCAGGAGTTGGTGCCGGCCACGGCTGCTCTACCCAAGGGAAGGAATTGA
- a CDS encoding metallophosphoesterase: MLSDTHLGLQDAREEPFAQYSKRMAGAYVKTRHAKSGGQTSPQESFIEGIAIAQKNKADLLALPGDLFSFPSEANVEWAAQKLQESGLTWLYTAGNHDWHYEGMEGTSQALRETWIQKRLLPLYQGSNPLISFRDINGLRIIAVDNSTYEILPDQLDEFRRLIRAGLPTLLFIHIPLYALGRPLGFGCGHPEWGAKSDKNFTIERRPKWREAGHTQTTMDFHREVLASSNLLAVFAGHTHSPSLDLLNGIPQVVSDDNASGGRLDIEVLPFS; this comes from the coding sequence ATGCTGTCCGACACACACCTCGGACTGCAGGACGCACGTGAAGAACCCTTCGCCCAGTACAGCAAACGCATGGCAGGTGCTTATGTGAAGACGCGCCATGCCAAGTCCGGCGGGCAAACCTCACCACAGGAAAGCTTTATAGAAGGCATTGCCATCGCGCAAAAGAACAAGGCGGACCTGCTCGCTCTGCCGGGCGACCTGTTCAGCTTTCCTTCCGAGGCGAATGTAGAGTGGGCGGCGCAAAAGCTTCAGGAGTCCGGCCTCACGTGGCTCTATACCGCAGGCAATCACGACTGGCACTACGAAGGGATGGAAGGCACCAGTCAGGCGCTGCGCGAAACGTGGATCCAGAAGCGGCTGCTTCCACTCTATCAAGGATCCAATCCACTCATCTCATTTCGCGACATCAACGGGCTGCGCATCATCGCGGTGGATAACTCCACGTATGAAATCCTGCCCGATCAACTCGACGAATTCCGCCGCCTTATACGTGCGGGTCTGCCCACACTACTCTTCATTCACATCCCACTCTATGCACTGGGGCGGCCACTGGGCTTTGGTTGCGGACATCCAGAGTGGGGTGCTAAGTCTGACAAGAACTTCACCATCGAGCGCCGGCCAAAGTGGCGCGAGGCAGGCCACACGCAAACGACCATGGACTTCCATCGCGAAGTCCTCGCGTCCTCCAACCTCCTCGCCGTCTTCGCTGGTCATACCCATTCGCCTTCGCTCGATCTGCTGAACGGCATCCCTCAAGTGGTGAGCGATGACAACGCCAGCGGCGGACGCCTGGACATTGAAGTCCTTCCGTTTTCATGA
- a CDS encoding 50S ribosomal protein L11 methyltransferase, producing the protein MFVWSKLSGNTWVDAWEERFAGDPRFVITRIPGRHTVRVEVYCEKKKEAEEIQSHFGGVVREVKARNWAAMNPDPPVPVKVRDRLLIVGDKERTKLAALGREHPGRQIISIPPDMAFGTGHHETTSTVLRMLVDIAEEREGTPWTMLDLGTGSGVLAIAAERLGAAKAWGCDFDELAIKVALQNLKRNRTKKVTLEVADVLKWKPKEKWDCVAANLFHDVLEEAFPKMARAIKKKGTLLISGILKTQADGCLNAGRKAGFVFEEIVTRGKWVTAQGRLG; encoded by the coding sequence ATGTTTGTCTGGTCCAAGCTTTCAGGGAACACGTGGGTAGATGCCTGGGAGGAGCGTTTCGCGGGGGATCCGCGGTTTGTCATCACGCGAATCCCGGGGCGCCATACCGTGCGTGTGGAGGTGTATTGTGAGAAGAAGAAGGAGGCGGAGGAAATCCAGAGCCATTTCGGCGGCGTGGTGCGCGAGGTGAAGGCCCGTAACTGGGCGGCGATGAACCCTGACCCGCCCGTGCCGGTAAAAGTGCGGGACCGGCTTCTCATTGTCGGGGACAAGGAGCGCACCAAGCTGGCGGCGCTGGGCCGGGAGCATCCGGGGCGCCAGATCATCAGCATCCCGCCGGACATGGCTTTTGGCACTGGTCACCATGAGACCACCTCCACGGTGCTGCGCATGCTGGTGGACATTGCGGAGGAGCGGGAGGGTACCCCCTGGACCATGCTGGACCTGGGCACGGGCAGCGGCGTGCTGGCCATCGCGGCGGAGCGACTGGGCGCCGCGAAGGCCTGGGGCTGTGATTTCGACGAACTGGCCATCAAAGTGGCCCTGCAAAACCTGAAGCGGAACCGGACCAAGAAGGTCACTCTGGAGGTGGCGGATGTCCTCAAATGGAAGCCGAAGGAGAAGTGGGACTGCGTGGCGGCCAATCTCTTCCACGATGTGCTGGAGGAGGCTTTCCCCAAGATGGCCCGCGCCATCAAAAAGAAAGGTACCCTCCTCATTTCGGGTATTTTAAAGACCCAGGCCGATGGCTGCCTGAATGCCGGGCGGAAGGCGGGGTTCGTCTTCGAAGAAATTGTCACCCGTGGGAAGTGGGTCACTGCCCAGGGACGGCTGGGATGA
- a CDS encoding MFS transporter has protein sequence MATRSLSQETTATAATPTRVRHSVLWFVCILSMITYLDRVALASAAGDVVKALDLDSVADLKWAFTAFALAYALFEVPTGWMGDMFGPRKALLRIVLWWSVFTVLTAAAGLKFGPVTLGLGFLIVVRLLFGIGEAGAYPNITRALHNWLPLQERGRGQGTVWFFGKLMGGLTPFLWTLLVVGTTYTPALFGWRTAFCVFGVIGVIWCITFARKFRDQPEQHPGVNAEELEYIHRNRAAVKESHSGVPWKRIVTDWNFLALCLMYSAQAYGWYFNITYLPQFLEKHYGMPNSSLLGALYKGGPLLAGALGCLFGGMITDSIIRRTGDRKRARRLCGWVGHSICVLCFLIAPVAPNAFIFFLAVSLAALCTDLTLPSAWATCQDIGGRFAGTIGAFMNMGAGLAGALAGWVTGSVLERSVMNHAVSLGVEVKALTTEQANAALLHGYHMNFYSFAALYVVAFLCWFKIDPTRPIDPATAPD, from the coding sequence ATGGCCACGCGTTCCCTTTCACAAGAAACCACTGCTACTGCTGCTACACCCACGCGTGTGCGGCACAGCGTGCTTTGGTTCGTCTGCATCCTGTCCATGATCACGTACTTGGACCGCGTGGCACTGGCCTCGGCGGCGGGAGATGTGGTAAAGGCACTGGACCTGGACAGTGTAGCCGACTTGAAGTGGGCCTTCACCGCATTCGCATTGGCATACGCCCTCTTCGAAGTGCCCACGGGCTGGATGGGCGACATGTTCGGACCTCGTAAGGCGCTGCTGCGCATCGTGCTGTGGTGGTCCGTGTTCACCGTGCTCACCGCAGCGGCAGGCCTGAAGTTCGGTCCGGTGACGTTGGGACTTGGGTTCTTGATTGTAGTGCGATTGCTCTTCGGCATTGGCGAGGCGGGCGCCTATCCGAACATCACCCGCGCTCTGCACAACTGGCTGCCACTGCAGGAGCGCGGGCGCGGTCAGGGCACGGTCTGGTTCTTCGGGAAACTCATGGGCGGACTCACCCCCTTCCTGTGGACACTGCTTGTGGTGGGCACCACTTACACCCCTGCTCTCTTTGGATGGCGCACGGCCTTCTGTGTGTTCGGTGTCATCGGTGTGATATGGTGCATCACTTTTGCGAGAAAGTTTCGCGACCAGCCGGAGCAGCATCCGGGGGTGAATGCCGAAGAGTTGGAGTACATTCACCGCAACCGTGCCGCCGTGAAGGAATCCCACAGCGGCGTGCCGTGGAAGCGCATCGTCACGGACTGGAATTTCCTCGCCCTCTGCCTCATGTATTCCGCGCAGGCGTATGGGTGGTATTTCAACATCACGTACCTGCCACAGTTCCTGGAGAAACACTACGGCATGCCAAATTCCAGCCTGCTGGGCGCGCTCTACAAAGGTGGGCCGCTACTCGCGGGCGCCCTGGGTTGCCTCTTCGGCGGCATGATCACAGACTCCATCATCCGTCGCACCGGTGATCGTAAAAGGGCGCGACGCCTCTGCGGCTGGGTGGGCCACAGCATCTGCGTGCTCTGCTTCCTCATTGCCCCCGTAGCACCGAATGCCTTCATCTTCTTTCTCGCAGTATCACTCGCGGCCCTCTGCACGGACCTCACCCTGCCAAGCGCCTGGGCCACGTGCCAGGATATCGGCGGGCGATTCGCAGGCACCATCGGAGCCTTCATGAACATGGGAGCCGGACTCGCTGGTGCACTCGCTGGGTGGGTCACGGGTTCGGTGCTCGAACGTTCGGTGATGAACCACGCAGTCTCACTCGGTGTCGAGGTGAAGGCGCTCACCACAGAGCAGGCAAACGCCGCCTTGCTGCATGGATACCATATGAATTTCTACAGCTTCGCCGCGCTCTACGTCGTGGCCTTCCTCTGCTGGTTCAAGATTGATCCCACCCGCCCTATCGACCCTGCCACGGCTCCGGACTGA
- a CDS encoding ammonium transporter: MTRPAPSILATLVGMISLSLCLQAQAQSTTTDAEAAPQAPSNYRIIIAEPQTPSSAGMQDVEKRLDHVSKILETMAETMAAKGTAPASTAAAAEPAGSAAPTAAASSVTAEMLQIVQDHSSYVWALLGGILVFNMQAGFAMLELGVCRAKNSINVLMKNYLDFCIGSIVYLLIGFNIQFGSSWMGILGLDSTWLPNFGAEHKVWVFWFFQVGFASVACTIVSGAIAERTKFMGYLIYSALFTVLIYPITGHWAWGGAGGSWGMAGDKGWLEAMGFIDFAGSSVVHACGGACALAGVIVVGPRVGRFAKDGTPRIIAGHNLPLAALGALLLWFGWFGFNAGSTLAANDAMGRIAVNTLISPSAGAVFAMIAMWLAQGKSDVGIAINGSLGGAVGITACCANISPASALVVGAVAGLLTTGATILLERLRLDDVAGAVPVHLVNGLWGTLSVALFDEKGFDAGRLGVQALGTFSVAAFSFVAGFAIFKLIDLTVGLRASEEEQLDGLDFSEHAVNAYPDFQTSERA, encoded by the coding sequence ATGACTCGTCCAGCTCCCTCCATTCTAGCCACTCTAGTGGGCATGATCAGTCTGAGCTTGTGCCTGCAAGCACAAGCCCAGTCCACCACAACGGATGCCGAAGCAGCTCCACAAGCCCCCTCGAACTACCGCATCATCATCGCAGAACCGCAGACGCCATCGTCCGCCGGCATGCAGGATGTGGAGAAGCGATTGGACCATGTCAGCAAAATCCTGGAGACCATGGCAGAGACGATGGCGGCGAAGGGCACTGCCCCTGCGTCGACTGCGGCCGCAGCAGAGCCTGCAGGCAGTGCTGCTCCGACTGCAGCAGCGTCATCGGTGACAGCTGAAATGCTTCAGATCGTGCAGGATCATTCCTCTTATGTGTGGGCCCTGCTGGGGGGGATTCTTGTCTTCAACATGCAGGCGGGCTTCGCCATGCTGGAACTTGGCGTGTGTCGCGCCAAGAATTCCATCAACGTGCTGATGAAGAACTATCTCGACTTCTGCATCGGCTCGATTGTGTATCTGCTCATTGGCTTCAACATTCAGTTCGGTAGTTCATGGATGGGCATCCTGGGACTGGACAGCACATGGCTGCCGAACTTCGGCGCAGAGCACAAGGTGTGGGTCTTCTGGTTCTTCCAGGTCGGGTTCGCATCGGTGGCTTGCACTATAGTTTCTGGCGCCATTGCAGAGCGGACCAAGTTCATGGGCTATTTGATTTATTCCGCCCTGTTCACTGTTCTGATTTATCCAATCACCGGGCATTGGGCATGGGGCGGCGCTGGTGGTTCATGGGGCATGGCAGGTGATAAAGGCTGGCTGGAGGCGATGGGTTTCATCGACTTCGCTGGCTCTTCCGTGGTGCATGCCTGCGGCGGCGCTTGCGCACTGGCGGGCGTCATCGTGGTGGGACCGCGCGTGGGACGCTTTGCCAAAGATGGCACACCACGCATCATCGCAGGACACAACCTCCCTCTCGCGGCACTCGGCGCCTTGCTGCTGTGGTTCGGCTGGTTCGGCTTCAATGCCGGCTCCACCCTGGCGGCGAATGATGCCATGGGCCGCATTGCCGTGAATACACTCATCTCCCCAAGCGCCGGAGCCGTCTTTGCCATGATCGCCATGTGGCTGGCCCAGGGCAAGTCTGATGTGGGCATCGCCATCAACGGCTCGCTCGGTGGCGCCGTGGGCATCACCGCGTGCTGCGCAAATATCTCCCCGGCATCCGCTCTTGTAGTGGGCGCTGTGGCCGGACTTCTCACCACAGGCGCGACCATTTTGCTGGAACGCCTGCGCCTCGATGACGTGGCCGGCGCCGTGCCGGTGCACTTGGTAAACGGATTGTGGGGAACCCTTTCCGTCGCGCTCTTCGATGAAAAGGGTTTCGACGCCGGCCGGCTTGGCGTGCAGGCCCTTGGCACCTTCTCCGTTGCCGCCTTCTCCTTTGTCGCAGGTTTCGCCATCTTCAAACTCATCGACCTCACCGTCGGCCTCCGCGCGAGCGAGGAAGAGCAGCTGGATGGCCTGGACTTCTCCGAGCACGCAGTGAATGCGTATCCGGACTTCCAGACGAGCGAGCGGGCCTAG
- a CDS encoding GntR family transcriptional regulator yields the protein MATAPSNLAQRAYEHLQTQLWSGKLAAGEKISEARLAKGLGMSRTPVREAIRRMETEGVVTQRASSGTYVAMPERAEIVEAYEVRMAIESFAVRKAARRMKPAQILELQKRCDDMREAIRDFRASGETLMTGAPLKRYLNADLAFHLLLIKAAENRRALTIFGDVNLRSAIFGCRSHERDLHHVAWVWLKHARVARSIRQRNASAAQQHLEAHMQTSMEDALASHDARRGKQPKTTTAPPPLTEAMSELIAELREPAH from the coding sequence GTGGCGACTGCACCCTCCAATCTGGCGCAACGGGCCTACGAGCACCTGCAGACGCAGCTCTGGAGCGGGAAGCTGGCGGCGGGAGAAAAGATCTCCGAGGCGCGGCTGGCCAAAGGACTGGGCATGAGCCGCACGCCGGTGCGCGAAGCCATCCGCCGTATGGAAACCGAGGGCGTCGTCACGCAACGTGCCTCCAGCGGGACCTACGTGGCGATGCCGGAGCGTGCGGAAATTGTGGAGGCGTATGAGGTGCGCATGGCCATCGAGTCTTTTGCCGTGCGCAAGGCAGCCCGTCGCATGAAGCCGGCGCAGATTCTCGAACTGCAAAAGCGCTGCGATGACATGCGCGAGGCCATTCGCGACTTTCGCGCCTCAGGTGAAACGCTCATGACTGGCGCTCCGCTGAAGCGTTATCTCAATGCGGATCTCGCGTTCCATCTGCTGCTGATCAAAGCGGCGGAGAACCGTCGCGCGCTCACCATCTTCGGCGATGTGAATCTGCGCAGTGCCATCTTCGGCTGCCGCAGCCATGAGCGGGACCTGCATCACGTGGCGTGGGTGTGGCTGAAACATGCGCGCGTCGCACGCTCCATTCGCCAACGCAATGCAAGTGCCGCGCAGCAGCATCTGGAAGCTCACATGCAAACCAGTATGGAGGACGCCCTGGCCTCCCACGATGCGCGGCGCGGCAAGCAGCCAAAAACCACCACCGCTCCCCCACCCCTTACTGAAGCGATGTCGGAACTCATCGCCGAACTCCGCGAACCGGCACACTGA
- the eda gene encoding bifunctional 4-hydroxy-2-oxoglutarate aldolase/2-dehydro-3-deoxy-phosphogluconate aldolase, translating to MVSTITNTAFSPAWRDRIQKSGVIATIILEDPDAAVPLANALCDGGVDCIELTLRTEGALEALRRMSSEVPRALVGAGTVLTPQQVHACVEAGAKFGVAPGTNPRVIQEAQSAGWSFAPGVCTPSDVERALELGCTLLKFFPCEPCGGLTYLRSIAAPFAHLGVQFVPLGGIDEHNAASYLGDPLVPAIGGSWLAPKNLIHQRDWESITARARAIRELIDRTRGGNS from the coding sequence ATGGTATCTACCATCACCAACACTGCATTCTCACCCGCATGGCGCGACCGGATTCAAAAGTCCGGCGTCATTGCCACCATCATCCTTGAAGATCCGGATGCCGCCGTACCGCTCGCCAATGCCCTATGTGACGGCGGAGTCGATTGCATCGAGCTCACCCTTCGCACCGAAGGCGCTTTGGAAGCCCTGCGCCGCATGTCCAGCGAAGTGCCACGTGCCTTGGTGGGAGCGGGCACGGTGCTGACGCCGCAACAGGTACATGCGTGCGTGGAAGCGGGAGCGAAGTTTGGTGTGGCGCCGGGAACGAATCCTCGTGTGATACAGGAAGCGCAGAGTGCGGGCTGGTCCTTCGCGCCAGGCGTATGCACGCCCTCCGATGTGGAGCGTGCGCTGGAACTCGGTTGCACGCTGCTGAAGTTTTTTCCCTGCGAGCCGTGCGGTGGCCTGACTTACCTGCGGAGCATCGCCGCCCCTTTCGCGCATCTCGGTGTGCAGTTTGTCCCGCTGGGCGGAATCGATGAACACAATGCCGCGAGCTATCTGGGAGATCCGTTGGTGCCAGCCATCGGAGGTTCCTGGCTCGCGCCAAAAAATTTGATCCATCAGCGCGATTGGGAATCCATCACGGCCCGTGCGCGTGCCATCCGTGAACTCATTGACCGCACCCGGGGAGGCAACTCGTGA
- a CDS encoding sugar kinase, with protein MSRAVVVTLGEIMMRLATPGHARFQQAMPGMLQSTFAGAEATVAAALAHWGGNASFVSALPAHAIADACLVNLRQFGVDTRPVLRTPHGRLGLFFLEAGANQRPHQVIYDREGASVAITPPEAYDWNAIFADATWFHITGITPALSENAANVARTALREASARGLQISLDVNFRSKLWNWSLPLTPVQLAARTLQELMPMVTVFMGGREDAAALLDIQADAGAKNPDVNVARKLATRYPQLTHIAMSLREGVSANHSLWSGMLHAVATDTTHFAPMHDGDVVPHEIPNIVDRLGAGDAFAAGIIYALSAPGSRDPAHAVRFAVAAGCLAHSVEGDFVHVSRAEVEALMQGDASSRVKR; from the coding sequence GTGAGCCGCGCGGTCGTTGTTACCCTCGGGGAAATCATGATGCGCCTCGCCACGCCGGGGCATGCACGCTTTCAGCAGGCAATGCCCGGCATGCTGCAGAGTACCTTCGCAGGGGCAGAGGCAACGGTGGCGGCAGCGCTCGCCCACTGGGGTGGGAATGCTTCCTTCGTATCGGCGCTGCCGGCTCATGCCATCGCGGACGCGTGCCTGGTGAATCTGCGACAGTTCGGCGTGGATACACGCCCCGTTTTGCGCACGCCGCATGGCCGCCTTGGGCTGTTCTTCCTGGAGGCAGGTGCAAATCAGCGACCGCACCAGGTCATTTATGATCGTGAGGGTGCCTCCGTGGCCATCACGCCACCGGAGGCCTATGACTGGAATGCCATCTTCGCGGATGCGACCTGGTTTCACATCACCGGCATCACACCCGCCCTTTCTGAGAATGCGGCGAATGTCGCGCGGACTGCTTTGCGTGAAGCTTCCGCACGCGGACTGCAAATTTCGCTCGATGTGAACTTCCGCAGCAAACTGTGGAACTGGTCTCTGCCCCTCACTCCGGTACAACTCGCCGCACGCACGCTGCAGGAACTCATGCCCATGGTGACCGTCTTCATGGGCGGTCGTGAAGATGCTGCCGCTTTGCTGGATATCCAGGCGGATGCTGGCGCGAAGAATCCGGATGTGAATGTGGCCCGCAAACTCGCCACGCGCTATCCACAACTCACGCACATCGCCATGAGCCTGCGTGAAGGCGTCTCTGCCAATCACAGTTTGTGGAGCGGGATGCTGCATGCTGTGGCCACGGACACCACGCACTTCGCTCCCATGCATGATGGCGACGTGGTGCCGCATGAGATTCCGAACATCGTGGATCGTCTCGGTGCCGGTGATGCGTTTGCGGCGGGAATCATCTACGCACTCTCGGCTCCAGGGTCCCGTGACCCGGCACACGCCGTCCGATTCGCAGTAGCCGCCGGTTGTCTCGCGCACTCCGTCGAGGGTGACTTTGTGCATGTCTCGCGTGCCGAGGTGGAAGCGCTCATGCAGGGCGATGCCTCTTCCCGAGTGAAACGCTGA
- a CDS encoding pyridoxal phosphate-dependent aminotransferase translates to MDFIAKNVAELSPSLTLSITSQAKALKKQGVDVLSFGAGEPDFNTPAHITEAAIQALHDGQTRYTESAGLLELRESIATKLSVDNNISYEPSQISVNCGAKHSCYNAILAVVNPGDEVIIPAPYWTSYPEMVRLAGGVPVIVETKAENGWKITPDEFEGAMSPLTKMIILNSPGNPTGSVYSRAEMEAIAEIALGEDILILSDEIYEKLVYAGQEHISIASLSKEVHDLTITINGFSKAYAMTGWRLGYTAAPKAIATAIDTIQSHTTSNPTTFAQFGAIAALNGDQQIVADMREEFDMRRQYMLGRLQAIKNIRVVEPLGAFYFLVNIEPIGIKSVNFAEKLLSKQKVAVVPGVAFGAEYTIRFSYATSLDVINAGMDRFEEFCNQH, encoded by the coding sequence ATGGACTTCATTGCCAAAAACGTCGCAGAACTGTCGCCGTCCCTGACTCTCTCTATCACCAGCCAGGCGAAGGCGCTGAAAAAGCAGGGCGTGGACGTGCTGAGCTTCGGCGCAGGTGAGCCTGACTTCAATACGCCGGCGCACATCACGGAGGCAGCCATCCAGGCGCTGCACGACGGCCAGACCCGCTACACCGAGAGCGCCGGTCTGCTGGAACTGCGCGAGTCCATCGCCACGAAGCTGAGCGTGGACAACAACATTTCCTACGAACCCTCCCAGATCAGCGTGAACTGCGGCGCGAAGCATTCCTGCTACAACGCCATTCTCGCGGTCGTAAATCCGGGGGACGAAGTCATCATTCCCGCCCCGTACTGGACGAGCTATCCTGAGATGGTCCGTCTCGCTGGTGGCGTGCCCGTGATCGTGGAAACGAAGGCCGAGAACGGCTGGAAGATCACCCCCGATGAGTTCGAGGGAGCAATGTCGCCTCTCACGAAGATGATCATCCTGAACTCGCCCGGCAACCCGACGGGTTCGGTGTACAGCCGCGCGGAGATGGAAGCCATCGCCGAAATCGCTCTGGGTGAAGACATCCTCATCCTTTCCGACGAAATCTACGAGAAGCTCGTGTACGCCGGTCAGGAGCACATCAGCATCGCTTCCCTGAGCAAGGAAGTGCACGACCTCACGATCACCATCAACGGCTTCTCCAAGGCTTATGCCATGACCGGATGGCGCCTCGGCTACACCGCCGCTCCGAAGGCGATCGCGACCGCCATCGACACCATTCAGAGCCACACGACCTCCAACCCGACCACCTTCGCCCAGTTCGGCGCCATCGCCGCGCTGAATGGAGACCAGCAGATCGTGGCGGACATGCGTGAAGAGTTCGACATGCGCCGCCAGTACATGCTGGGTCGCCTGCAGGCCATCAAGAACATCCGCGTGGTGGAGCCCCTTGGCGCCTTCTACTTCCTGGTGAACATCGAGCCCATCGGCATCAAGTCCGTGAACTTCGCGGAGAAGCTGCTGAGCAAGCAGAAGGTGGCCGTGGTGCCGGGCGTGGCCTTCGGTGCGGAGTACACCATCCGCTTCAGCTACGCGACCAGCCTGGACGTCATCAACGCCGGCATGGACCGCTTCGAAGAGTTCTGCAACCAGCACTAA